The segment GGGCAATGTACTGAATATCGCTTCAAGCCGAAAGCCTTCAGGCTGAAGACGATTGTGGGAACAACCAAAAACAACAATATCGGTGCACTATATAGTCGAATGATTATATAGCCATTGCTGAACATTTGCCTGCGAACGCGGGACTGTTAAGGTAATCGAAACAGGTTTTTGGCATTATCGTGGAACACCGCCTGATGAACTGTTTCGGGGAATAATTGACGCACAAAGTCTCTGTAGATCTTCATCGGTGCCAGTGGCCAGTCGGTGCCATACAGGAACTTATCTGGCCGTTCGGTAAATTCAATCCCCTGTCTGATCCGCTCGATGGTGCGTCGCAGGATGCCACGTTCGTTCAAACTAGCAAAATAGTTTTCGTCACCCACCAGTAAACCAGACAGATCGGCCCACACATTCTCATTTTTGTAAAGAACTTCGGCAGCATCGGTAATCCAGGGATTACCAAAGTGTGCCATCACAAAATTGACCCCACGGTGGTCAACAGCTACTTCATCCACCAGCAATGGGTGGGCGTACTTCACCTTGGCAAAGTCCGAGTAATTGTCGCCGGTGTGAAAAATAAACGGCAACTGGTAGCGTGCCGCCAATTCGTAGTAGGGAATATAGTTTGGGCTGTCAGGTCCGTAATACAGATAACCCAGATAGCCTTTCAGGGCAATTACCTTGCCACTTTTGATCTGCTGCTCAACCTGTTGCAGGTGGTCTGTCGATGTTCGTGTCGGGTCGGCAATTCCAATCGCATACAACTGTGGGAGAAAAGCGGCAATACGAAGCGTCGATGCGATTCCAAGCGGATCTTCTGTGCTGCCACCAAGATGCCCCATGCCCAGGATTGCTTCAGTACCGGAATCGTGCATTTGCTGCTGCAGGATACTGGCAACAGAATCGGGTGGGCCATCAAGATATTCAGGAAAAGACCGCACACCAGGTAACTGTGGGGTGACGGCATGAATGTGCATATCAATCATCGCCAATCCTCGCAACTGCCAGTTAATAATATGGCAATTTTGCAATATCACAATTCAGAAAATTGGCTGCGACGATTATTTAAATGAAGTGTTATATATTTGATTGATTATATAACAAGATTGATTGGGATGAATTTCAACTCAACAAAAGTGGCTGAAAAATGAGAATTACTTCTTTTTCTCGAATTCATCCACATATTTCTTGGGGTTTGCATTGAACTCGTCGCGGCACCCACTGCAGCACACATAGTAGGTTTTGCCATTGAAACTGACGGTCATGGTGCCACGTCCACCGGTGACAATACACTCGTTGTCTTTCTTGCCAGCAGCCACCGAAGCACCTTCTTTGCTGTGGGCCACAGTCAGGTATTTGCGGGAGATACCAATGCCACGTTTTTGTTTGGCCACTGTGTAAATCAACCTGGCCCCGCCATTATTGGTGCTCATTTCAATGGTGTATTTATCTTTGGTTTCCGCATCGACACCCACCAGCGTCAGGCGTTTGGATTTGATGGTGCCAGTGAAAACGATCTGCTTTTTCTCTGGTGTGACTGCAGTCAATTCATAAACTTTTTTGGGAACCAGATAACGTAAGGTCCCTTCAGTAAAGAACTTACCATCGTTGAACTTGGCGGTCAGGGCCAGATCATCCCCTTTGATTTTCCACGACCAGGCCATCGATTCCTTCCACAATTCCAGTTTGGCCGTTTCTCTGTCTTCGCCATCCCCCTTCCAGTCGCCAATAAACTCATTAAATTCCTGTAATGCTTCTTTGGCGGTCTTAAAAGTTTGTGCGGTGGCAGGGAAAGCAAAGGCACCCACCAACAGGCAGCACGTGGTCAGTCGCAACAACATTGATTACTCCAAAAAGGTTATAAGGGTTTCGATAACATTCTGTGGCATTCAGTTCCTGTTTTTGAGAAAAATTCAGGAACTTTTCTTAACTTTGGCGGCAATATCTGTCATGATAGCAGAGAATCGGAGGTGGAATCATGTCCCAGAAGTTTCTCGTGCGGAAAAGAATCCGTGGGGAATATAATTACGATGATATTCCCGATCCAGTGGATCAGTTTATTGCGGTGTTTGACAGCCAGGAAACGGCAGCAGCCTATGTCACGCAGTACGAC is part of the Zavarzinella sp. genome and harbors:
- a CDS encoding amidohydrolase family protein, giving the protein MIDMHIHAVTPQLPGVRSFPEYLDGPPDSVASILQQQMHDSGTEAILGMGHLGGSTEDPLGIASTLRIAAFLPQLYAIGIADPTRTSTDHLQQVEQQIKSGKVIALKGYLGYLYYGPDSPNYIPYYELAARYQLPFIFHTGDNYSDFAKVKYAHPLLVDEVAVDHRGVNFVMAHFGNPWITDAAEVLYKNENVWADLSGLLVGDENYFASLNERGILRRTIERIRQGIEFTERPDKFLYGTDWPLAPMKIYRDFVRQLFPETVHQAVFHDNAKNLFRLP